From a single Raphanus sativus cultivar WK10039 chromosome 3, ASM80110v3, whole genome shotgun sequence genomic region:
- the LOC108846177 gene encoding uncharacterized protein LOC108846177: MSLLLSLSSKLSLRKLALRCQTLRTFSSTTTTNPNLFYRVTCCGEQGDDEETPGVMTQLHMFDPAKEEHIIVGDMPFPEELVGSLLVGSSHGWGVFLWGQRSIRISDFCNPSSFKSKPKFFSPLPRPDLIDCQAELVSGVAMSSFPDEEEEDYLVAVKFTGRMVSIYKPSDTKAALHFILPHNVFDHFESSKLMYSKRDQRFYMVSSGGHHLWSWDGTPDSTEPKFHELRFHNLPQFSHSELQLLDSCHKTQLFVESPSGQRFLVKWYIQSIKALRFNCGGTKRFMVFREEEDMNMCYTEDIGDLCIFLGGNEPFCVKASLFPGLNPNSIYFVGEGHGEGYGVYNIATRTPRSFKPKPTASGQGFMIRLWAPHWLPPFPL, translated from the exons ATGTCGTTGCTGCTCAGCCTCTCCTCCAAGCTCTCTCTCCGCAAACTTGCTCTG AGATGCCAAACCCTTCGGACgttctcctccaccaccaccaccaacccTAACTTGTTTTATCGTGTCACCTGTTGTGGTGAACAAGGTGATGATGAAGAAACCCCAGGTGTAATGACACAGCTCCACATGTTTGACCCGGCCAAAGAAGAACATATCATCGTCGGTGATATGCCATTTCCCGAAGAGTTGGTTGGGTCTTTGCTGGTGGGAAGTTCTCATGGGTGGGGTGTTTTTCTATGGGGCCAACGTTCCATACGAATCAGTGACTTCTGCAACCCCTCTAGCTTTAAATCAAAACCCAAGTTCTTCTCTCCGCTTCCTAGGCCTGACCTAATTGATTGTCAAGCCGAGTTGGTAAGTGGCGTGGCTATGTCCTCTTTTCctgatgaagaggaagaagactacCTCGTGGCTGTCAAGTTTACCGGACGTATGGTGAGTATATATAAGCCGAGTGACACTAAGGCCGCGCTCCATTTCATTTTGCCTCATAATGTATTCGATCATTTTGAATCATCCAAGTTGATGTATTCCAAGAGAGATCAAAGGTTCTACATGGTAAGTTCTGGTGGCCACCACTTGTGGTCTTGGGATGGTACTCCTGATTCCACGGAGCCTAAGTTCCATGAGTTGCGCTTTCACAACCTTCCTCAGTTTTCTCATTCCGAGTTGCAGCTTTTGGATTCTTGTCATAAGACACAACTCTTTGTGGAGTCTCCCTCAGGACAACGGTTCCTAGTCAAATG GTATATCCAGAGTATCAAGGCATTAAGATTCAACTGTGGTGGCACAAAGCGGTTCATGGTGTTTAGAGAGGAGGAAGATATGAACATGTGTTACACAGAAGACATTGGTGATCTCTGCATATTCCTCGGCGGTAACGAGCCCTTTTGTGTCAAGGCCAGCTTATTCCCGGGCTTAAACCCTAACTCCATCTATTTCGTCGGTGAAGGCCATGGTGAAGGCTATGGCGTTTACAATATCGCCACTAGAACCCCACGTTCCTTCAAACCCAAGCCTACCGCAAGTGGACAAGGTTTTATGATTCGTCTCTGGGCTCCTCACTGGCTTCCTCCGTTTCCTCTCTAA
- the LOC108846222 gene encoding DUF724 domain-containing protein 5-like, producing the protein MFWVVDVTWCTSDSNLMSSRLNVRTCVHIWFGKMKSGFVAKNEQAHEELNNRERMHKMKRGQPPPKLRSTEPKQKTWEYASRTPEPMPNSVVETPKPKETRMVQPFVKNSPCWRVFESMEIFKAVPQRPHFSVHC; encoded by the exons ATG TTTTGGGTAGTGGACGTTACTTGGTGTACCTCGGATTCAAACCTGATGTCATCGAGGTTGAACGTAAGGACTTGCGTCCACATATGGTTTGGAAAGATGAAGAGTGGTTTCGTTGCCAAAAACGA GCAGGCACATGAAGAGTTGAATAACAGAGAGAGAATGCACAAGATGAAAAGAGGACAACCACCACCTAAGTTGAGAAGCACAGAGCCTAAGCAGAAGACTT GGGAATATGCTTCTCGGACACCTGAACCAATGCCTAACTCTGTTGTGGAAACTCCTAAACCGAAAGAAACAAGAATGGTTCAGCCATTTGTAAAGAATTCACCGTGTTGGAGAGTCTTTGAATCAATGGAGATCTTCAAAGCTGTGCCACAACGTCCGCATTTTTCAGTACACTGCTAA
- the LOC108845139 gene encoding uncharacterized protein LOC108845139: MINVTKLTSTNYMTWSLQVNALLDGYDLAGYIDGTKTAPPMQELRFINHPELTQSEWEVLDSCSKTVHLVESPSASGQQRFLVKWYAQNHQPGKKINFLCRGTKRFMVFREDEGGMIMSYTEDTGDLCIFLGNSEPFCVKASSFPGLIPNSICFAGDGFGVYDIAT, encoded by the coding sequence ATGATCAACGTGACCAAACTCACTTCTACGAACTATATGACGTGGAGTCTACAAGTCAATGCTCTCCTTGATGGCTATGACTTAGCTGGATACATCGATGGCACCAAGACAGCACCACCTATGCAAGAGTTGCGCTTCATCAACCATCCTGAGTTGACTCAGTCGGAGTGGGAGGTGTTGGACTCATGTTCCAAGACTGTACACCTTGTAGAGTCTCCCTCGGCCTCGGGGCAACAACGTTTTCTAGTCAAATGGTACGCTCAGAACCATCAACCGGGCAAGAAGATAAACTTCTTGTGTCGCGGAACAAAGCGTTTCATGGTGTTCAGAGAGGACGAGGGGGGGATGATCATGTCTTACACAGAGGACACTGGTGATCTCTGCATATTCTTGGGGAATAGTGAGCCCTTCTGTGTCAAGGCAAGCTCCTTCCCTGGCTTAATCccaaactccatttgttttGCAGGAGATGGCTTTGGTGTTTACGATATAGCCACTTAG